In the Castor canadensis chromosome 1, mCasCan1.hap1v2, whole genome shotgun sequence genome, CGTGGTAGGACGCGTAATATTCTCATACACACTGTCATAGCTTGCCTCTATTTCTACTTTATATCTTAACATGGGGGGTAATCCAGCTAGAGGTAGAAGGTGGCAGACGCAGGCTCTGAAACTAGCCTGCCTGCTTACATCCCAGCTCCCCttcttattagctgtgtgatccTGAGCAGGTTACTCAACCTCTCTGTTATTCCTGTTTTCCATCTATAAAACAGAGATAATAATATAGAAATTACTTCTTCATAGGGTCCCTTCTGGAAATAAATGGCTTAATGTAGTTAAATCACTTACAACAGTGTTTGGAACAAAGTGTACTCTATATTAAGGATTGGtaaaccttttctataaaaggtcAGAGAGTAAATTCTTAGGCCTCAAGGTTTTCTGTTGGACTATTCCATGAAGCCTCTGTAGCATAAAAATGGGTGTGGCTGGATTCCAATAAAGTTTTACTGACACTGAATTTGAATCTCATATAATTTTCACATATCATTAAATATTCTAATTTCTTCATCCACTGAAGAATGTAAAACCATTTTAGCTTGTGGGACACATAAACTCAGATAGCGGGCTGCCTTTGGGCCATAGGCTGCTGACCATCGCTCTGTGGAATTTGTAGGCATTCCTACAATGtctaaaatgtttttatgagtatatgatagttgtacagggggtttcactgtgatatttccatatgtgtttacaatgtacccCGGTTTGCTTCATCCGCTCcactattctccctcttccccagcccccttttaaaatgacttggacaggtttcaatgttccatattcatatatgtgtagaaaacacaccctcctttatcctcttcatttactctccccctctTGCTATCACCCTACCCTTGACATGACCTTTATAAAAGTCCTGTTCTTCATTGTCTAAGTGTCTACTGAGTGTTCAGTGaggttttgccttgatattttacctgtaaatacaatgtactttaatcagtctaacccctctattactcttcctcaccctttccccataCCCTTTATTGTTCAAGTTCCAGTGTGTTTTGCTGTATCTTGTTCCTacatagatgtgatgtatttcaatattatcaaTTCTCTAATATTCTCCTCTCACTACTGGAAATGCCTACAATATATTTCTATAACTTATTTTTAGTGGCTGCTGAGGAAAAGATCGTTTGGatgttctataattttattaatccCCCATGGTTAGAATTTAGGTTATTTCCAATTCATTATTATAAGCCATCCTCCAATGAACACCATGTAGTGAACTCTTTGGGCACCTTAAATGTATTTAGTAGTGGCCACCAAAAAGTTGGAGGGCATCTAGAAAGACTGTGAAGAAATAGCTTTGAAAACTAATCCTGTATAGTTAGCATAAATTTCAGACATGTTAGAGATTTATAAATATACTATATACTTAGCTACATAGAACTTAAACACTCCAAAACCATACTAAGCCCTTTATATGTATGATACCATTTAACTCTTAGAACAATCCTGTGAGGTCCAAGTGCAAGCTCCATTATTATCAGCATCCCCATGTTACAAGGCTAAGTAATttctccaaggtcacacagtgtaTTAATCAGCTCTGTcattgtgacaaaacacctgagtaatcaacttaaaagaagaaaaagtttattttggctcataatttcaGACCCTGGCTGATTGGTAGGAGTTGCCTTTTGGGCTTGTGGCAGCACAGGACATCATGGTAGGGAGATGCTCACTTCATAGCAACtggggaaataaaaaaagaggaggaggaggctgggagccagtggctctctcctgtaatcccagcaactcaggaggatcCTGATTTGAAgacagctggggcaaatagttccagaccctatttcaaaaacacctatcacaaaaaaagagctggtggagtggctcaaagtttagtccttgagttcaagccctagtactgaaaaaaaaaaaaaaggcagggcaaggtcccaatatcccctccaAAGGCACACCCCAGTGACATATCTTCTTCCCACAAAGccacacctcttaaaggttcttctacctcccaatagtaccacaGGTTGGGGACCGAGCCACCCATGCATGGTCCTTTGGGGAACAGTCCAGATCCACACTACAGCACACAGCAAGCTGGTTCAGAGACAGGGTTCAAACCTGGTATGTGTGGCATGACAGCCCCTGTTCTTGAACACCAGGCTGCACCCCTCTTTACTAGGGATCTGTGACTACGGTTACACTTCCAGGTACTCACTTTACAGGGCACCTTCACACAGTGGCGGCTCTTAGATCACGTTTGGCACACATGAAAGACCTCATACTCCAAAAACCGATGCAAATTCCATCACACATGGGACAGTTGTGGAAAATCCCCActtaaccctttttttttttggcttacaACCTTCCCCCACCAAGGCCAACTCTTCAATACTTTTGATATCTTTCCTCAAATCGTTGTCCAGTAAACAGTAAACATTGGCGCATATTCTCATTCTTATTTCCTAATTACTGGTTCCAAATCTACCAACTCGAAATGGCAAATTCAGGTGGGGGTTTGCCTACAATAGAGGGCCTTGCATGCACCCTTCTTTGAAAGCAAAAGTGGTGGCAGTGCCTGGCGTGGCCTCCGGGGAGGCGGTGGCagcaggagcaggaggaggagaggcGCTGGCTCCTCCATGGTCCCTACCGCGGGCGTCCTGCGTCCCGGTTCCCGGGGACCAAGCGTCCATCCTCCGCCTCCAGACACAGGCGCGGGCTGCGCGCTCCTCCCGCCATTCCCTACTTGTGCTGAGTTGCAGGCGAGGGTCCCAGGAAGGAGTTCTGCAAGTGGGTCGTTCATCTTGGAGGGAGATGAAGGTTCTGGTTCTCATTTCCTACCCcggtttctctctctgcttcccgagtTATCCCGTGGGGAAGAACAAACCCGGGGGCGCCGCGATGCCGCCCGCCCCCACTCATGCCCAAGCAAGGACGCGGGATTGAGAAGAAATCGGAGCAAGGAGGACGACAGCGCGCGTTTCGAACCCGCAGCGAAGGTGTGCGGACTCCGCCAGCAGCAGGAGCCTGGCGGGCGTGCGGACCTTGCCTTGCCCCGGGCTCCGCCCGCCGGGAGCGCGTGCGGCCGGCGCGTGCGCGGTGCGGCCCAGCCCGGGTCACCACCGTCGCGATGCCTATTTTAGTCAAAGCCGCCGCGGGCGCGGGGACTGGCCCGACCGAGACTCGTGCCCGTCCGTGGAGTCGCCACGTCCGTGTCCGGGGTGTCCCCGGTGTCCCGCGCCGCCCGGGCTGCGTGCCTCGGACAAGCCAGGTAAGGGGCAGAGGGCGCAGCCGTCGCCGGCTCGCCTGGCGCGCCCCGGGCTAGATCGGGCCGGGAAAGTTGGGAGTTCCGCGGGAGCAACTTTGCCCGCCGGCCGGAGGATGCCCGGATTCCGCACCCCGGCCCCGGAGCGCCGCCCGTGGCCCCTCCTCGCCCGCCGCGCCTTCGCTGGGCTCCCGGCCTCGGGCCGCCCCTCTCCCGGATCAGGGCGCCCGGCCACAGGTCCTCGGGTCACGCAGCGCCGCTGTCCTCCACGCCCGGTCGCGGGCAGCCCCTTGCTGAACTTGGCCTCTCTCCATTGCGCCCTCCGCCCCCGAGCACAGCACCCCTCCTTGAGCTGGGGCGCCCACCCCGCGCTCCCCAGCGGCCCCTTCGTCACCTAGCTCGGTTGACCCGGGCCCCGGGGAAGCGCAGATCACTGGGACCAGTGGTCCTTGTCACTGATCCTGCACCATCATTATGAATTGTGGGAAATGGGTTGTTGGTCAGATGAGTTCCGCAAACTGCCGGCTTTGAAGCTGGAGTAAGTGTGAAAAGACACTTAGCAACATAGTGACATTTGCTGTTCCGAAGATGTGCAGAAAGACTGAGTTAGCAAAGCAGAATGAATTAAATCTAGTAGTGCTCTTACTCGGTACTGTTTTATCTTCATTTGTGTAATTTGGCGAAGCTTCACCATTCAGCTGTTCAGACTTGCACACACCTATTCGAAAATATAGGTGTCCTGGATTTTACTAGAACAATTAATTTAAGAGATTAGACTGAGGCTCCGATGAAAGATAACTTCTTTTGATTTAGTCAAAATTAATCTGAAAATTTACCAGTTCACCAGTCTAGCCTTCCTCggagaatgtatattctgtgtTTAAGGTTAGTTCATCGTAAGTCATTTAAATCCATTAAGAGGTAATCACACAAATAAACTGAATCCGGTAAGATCCTGATCAGTGTTTAATGACGGCCGGTAAGTGACATTTCACAAGACTCTcttaaaatatgtgtgtgtgtgtgtgtgtgtgtgtgtgtgtgtgtgtatctgtctatAGCTGTATATATTTACTAAGTTGTGGTACGTTAAAATGTGTTTTAGGAAGacccttttaaaaattgttactaCTGTTTTCTTGAATTGGTGGATTGTAGTTATCAATTCTCCGAGACTAGAAATTGATGCTTTTAGTGTCACTTTTAGAACTTTCAAAAGCCTGGAATTGAATTATAGTGGACTAGTTTTCTATGGAGGTGTAGTCAGGTGGCTATGAGAAAGAATATGTATTGATTAATTTGTTCTATAATTCTATACTAGAACTGTGGGCCACTAAAACTTGGAGTTTTAAACACCATGTAGTTCAGCTGCCTCTATTCCAAGGAGGAAGCGGAGGAATGGCAGCCCCTTTCCCTGGCTTATGTGGCTCCCTGGTGGCTTGTGAATAAACATCAACTCAACCTCAGGAAGGCAAGGCACTCTCCAGTCTTTACAACTGAAAGTGATTTCCAAAAGCCTCGTGGTTATGGCTCTTCCCGGATGGCTTCGGTCTCTGCCTGGTCTGCAGCAATCTCTTACCAAGGCCAGGCCTGGGAAGCAGGTAGATGAATAAATGTCATCCCTGCCTCCTAGAGGACATgggatatttggaacaaatatAACAGGAGTGCAAGCACATCCTAAAGTGCCAGTAGAAGTCATTACTAACTTATGTAATGCTAGGGGAGTTGACATTAGCTATGAGTTATAGAGGACATTTAATATCACTCTTTGTCCTGCAGAAATTATGAGATGAATTCTGACTTGACCCTCAAAAGCAAACTTGGTATATAAATGGAGTTATTAAGATAATGATTGCTCCCTCTCATCTCAAtagccttatatttttatttattcagacTTTTGGAAAGTAGTTGAAttcttaatgtctttttttctttttacacaaAATCAGTATTTAAGACAACTATTGCTATTTGTGAGCTATTGCAGAATTTTATTAAGAGATCTTCAGTTGATCATTTAATTCATAGTTTataagtttgtattttttttcatctttagaaATCTGGAATTCTTTCAGCATCCTTTCAAAGTGCTCAGCCTACATCAATTATTCTGCCACTTAAAATCTTAAAGTATGTTGAAAACAATAAATAGAAAAGTAAGGTTAACTGAAtgaccttattttatttattttcttctttgtcttttattaatAATGACATGTGACAAAAACTTAACAGTTCCCATAAAGTTCAGAAGTGTCCATCAAATTGCAATTGATAGGAATGaccttattttaaatgaaaaacctatttctaaattaaatttaaaggtATTTTGAGTCCCCATTTGCCATTCTTTTCCTTAAACAGAATAATTTGTGCATTCTGTAAACCTACCCAATTTTCGTCAAGGACcaaatttgtataattaatgatGAAGTTTTTTTGTGAAATAAGGACCAAGGGCAAGTAATACAGTCAGGAAGGAGTTCTACTTTGTGTTAAGTTTTATGTAAGCATGTGCAAAATGTACATTCCTTAAAATGGATCTTGGTACTAAATAGTGACGTATGTAACCGTGACCCCCTCCTTCATACAAGTAAATTCTCAGTTTACTACTTTTTAATTTGTGAGATGCTACAAACTAGAACCATTATGAGAATGTGAACAGATCTAAGTTAGacaatgaaagaaattttaaatgttatgtcttgtatatgtataaatgtttATAGAAATGTATATAATTAAAGATGTACATATATGATTATGTAGTATATATATGATACAATGACTTGATGGTGCAAAATAGAGCCTTCTAAATATACAAAGCCTTCAAATAGTAAATATGGatgtgtttgttcatttttaaggtattaaaaaaatcagttttggCAGTTATTTTTCCTGTGCTTGAATTCAGTGTCACCAGTGTCAATATGAAGGAAGACTATACTAAATAACTTTATAATTGCAATGATTTATGAAAATTGGTAGTTGTCTTTTAGACTTGTTAATTCACCTCCCTCCCcaagtatgtatatacatataatatgtaaacacatACGTGGATATATATTATCAGAGAATAGTTGTGCActatgtgaaatattttatttatttcatttcatttaatcatAAGGCAAAGTAGGCATTATTATCACTTGACAGATAAAGAAATGGATACACTTAATATGTAACAGACCTGGGACTTGAACCTACCTAATTCTTAAGCACTAGAAAAGTCTGTTTACCAACATTCAATTCATAAGAATAATTTTGGTATAATACCTATCATAGGGTTGATAAGATAATTGCCATTTTTATGATtgtccttttgtttatttgtttttataggaattttCAACATGAATTATACAGAATCCATCCCACTGACAGAATCAACTGTACTAGGTTTTACATCTGAGTTAGAAAGTATCATACCTGTGCCTTCCAATGAGACCACTTGTGAAAACTGGAGAGAAATACATCATCTAGTTTTTCATGTAGCAAatatttgttttgcagttggtTTGATTCTTCCAACTACTCTTCACCTTCATATGATACTTCTTAGAGGGATGTTAACCATAGGTAAGGCATCTGAGATTTTATGCAACTTTTTGAAAACTGACATCAGATAGGCTTTGGATTGGGCTATACAGTATCCCTTGTCACGTTTATAGAATAACAAGAAATGTTACATCGTTGTTATCAAATTAGCAGACATCAAGTAACTTCGAACATAGCCCTTCTCATACTGTTTATCTCCCTTACTTATCTTGGTGTAAAACTATGTATGCTTTTATATAGTATTTAAGTTTTCTATATACCACAAAACCCATTCATATGTAAGAGGGTGGACTTTGGAGCAGATTGTGTGATTCCAGTCCTGGTTCCACTGCTTGCTAACTGGAATCGGACAAGTGGTTTAACTTTCCTACCATCTGTTTCCTCATGTGCCAAAAAAGGGTGAAaacaaaatcacttttttttctggggttattgtgagaattaactcaatgtatgtattacatatatGACATATactacacatatgtatatgtgtgtgtgtatatatatataaaacatactgTAAGCACTATACAGTCTCAACCATTAGTATTTGAAAAGACCGTACTTGGTGTGGTCAGTAAAGCAACATTGGGAATAAAGCCAATTACCCATACACAGTAGTTCAAATAAAAGAAGGTCAGGTATAAATATATTTGGCCCTAATAACCCTGACTAAGCAAGTTAAAATGATTCATATCAAAATAGTAATACAATTGCATCTATTACTTTAGCTAGTGATGCTTGACAAATTTTTCTGCATATGGTTCTTTCCCTGGCTGTCCATTTATTCAGGCATGTTTTTGACACCTGTAATATGTGAAAGAAAGATTAAGGAAGGCAGTTTCTGTCCTGTAAAAACAGATGGGCATTCATAGTGTGGAGTGTGGGATGCTGTGATGCAGGTGTGCACCCAGTGTCTAGGGAAGAGGAGAAGACGAGGTTGTGGCCCAGTAGGAGATGGAGCAAGGTCCCACCGAGGACATGAGAGTGCAGCAGCCTTTGAAAGATGAGCAAGATTTCTTGCAGTGTGAGCCTGGAGTACCCTAGAAAAGGGCACAGAAGAGAGGGAAATTCAGTGTAATGGGGTGACTGAAGAGTAGCTCTTTGTgcctaaaatatatgaaaaatgacaaGAAGAGTCTGGAAGGGTAGATTGAAGGCACCTTGTGGAACTTAGTGGCACAAGGGGAAGGATGTTgtgtatggggaaaaaaaagctacTTTACAGAAAAAGCAAAATCCAATTATGACTTTTAAGAAAGAAGTTTTGAGGTGGAATGGACCGAAGAGATCATCTTGTCCAGTACTTTAGTctataaatgaagaaagtgaggCATAGACTAGTAAAGTGATAAGCATTATACAAGGACTCCCAAGTCATTCTGATgaagtaaaaaattataaatgaataacTTTTGAATGTCAGAAGTTAGcttttatatgcatgtgtgtcaATATATTTGTATCTtagtgataattttattttaaattaaaaatatatagtcaCTTTCCACCATAAAATTGATCAAAAGAAACTAAGGATATTTCATATAACTTAAGAGAATtggtaagaaaaaacaaagattcCAGTAGACGAATGAAAAATCACCAAGTGAAAATTCAGATGGCTAAAAATTTTGATAAAGCATTTGTGCTCACCAGTAatcatgaaaatacaaaataaaatataatatataattcctCATTATCAAATTAAAGTCTTCAGATTTTACAATATTTACAATTTGATACTGGAATTCCCAACTAAATTTGTacaaaccttttgcaaaagaGTTCTTCAATATCAACTGAAGCCATGAGTTCATTTCCTGATTTACCTTTGGGTAGTTCACCTAAGTCAACAATCACAATTATAGGCTTTTTTGTGTATAAAGTTTCTTTTGCTACTTGTCAGAAATTATACCTACAaactatcatctgtctatctagaGGCAGATGGTtaaatacatgattttttttatgagttaaatgggagagtttattgagatggaAAAGTAGTCAAAAGTACAGCTCCCAAAGCTGGGGAGGGTCCCAATAGAGGGTGCCCATAAATTATGTTTTAATCAATTGTAGTAATTAAAAACTGTGCTTACAGAGAGCTTTAATAAGATGGGAAAGTCATTGCAATAAGTAATAAAGTAGGTTACAGATCTGTATTTGTGACAGGTTTGCTGTCAGGTAAAACTTCAGGGAAACTGTAATGTAGTATTAACTATCAAGTGTGAGTTTTCTTTTAGTAGTAGAATTATGggctttttccctttttaaaaaatacattctaCACAGTTGTTCTGCAATGAGAgcatgtattttgttttagtaaaaaaccaaagtgaaacttACTTTGATATTCAGCTTAGGTATTTCTAAAGTGTGTCTGATTTATATAGAGAGAATAAATTTATTAAGCCACTTGCTAAAAGCTATCTAACATGATTACTTTGTTATTCAACAGGATGTACCCTTTATATTGTCTGGGCCACTCTCTACCGATGTGCCTTGGATGTAATGATCTGGAACTCTGTGTTCTTGGGTATCAACATTTTGcatctttcatatcttttgtacAAGAAAAGACCGGTAATtactaaaattattaaataaggaagtgattttaaatgtaaaagcttTTTGAAGTAATTTGTTCAGGTTTGAGAATGAGTATTTAACATCTTTAATCCCTTCAATATCATTTCTCTGAAGATTAGACTTATATATGcctaaaagcaaaacatttgagAACTGTGAAATTTGTTctacaaataacttttaaaactttaaatcatTAGAACATGAAAAAATACGAATAATATTCTGGGTTTATTTCAGTCAGATAACTTGATTACTTCTTTGCTGATACTCAAATATCACTTGAGAGTATCTTTGCCTAGTTATAAAATTACTAATTGATAGTCAACTACCATGTACATGCTAATGATTTGCAAATAGTTCAtgctattttttaatgtaatgactatattttttcttatgcCTAAAATATTCACCTCAGGAAATCACCTTTTTTAGTGGGTAGTTACCATAACACCAATATTTAGCTTATTTTCAACTCTGATTTATCTTCTTAGGTTTCTTTGATCATACCAAGAACAAAAATAGAGTagggctgggtgtagtggtgtatGCATGtacccagcacttggaaggctgagtcaagaggatctcaaatttgaggccagcttgggctacatagtgaggttgaggccaggctgggactacatgcaagaccctgcctccaaaaaatttaaaaaaagagtggGAAAACAGAAGGGCTCCTAGAAATCACTGCAAGCATGTTTATGGGCTTTCCTAAGTActagcaaacatttaaaaaggtaaaatatataATGCTTTTATCCTAATGCACAGGAGACTACAgtttgatacacacacacacacacagtagacATTCCACTAGACCATAACCTCTTTAAAGACAGTCCTAGTCTGtgttgcctttgctgtatccatTAGTCTTCTGGGTTAGGCTGGGTAATAACCTGAAAGTCTTGGTGATACATAATAGCAATGGGCTTTTTTCTCACCCACCTTATAAATTGACTCTTGAAGCTGTATGCCAGCTGTGATTCTATTCTATTACCCTATTTATTTCAGGGTCTCTGCTGTAGCAGCAGGTTTTCTTTGGACCATGCATTCTTATGGCAGAAGGAAAAGtacaagagaataaaagaaaaacacccaTTGTCTCTTAAAACATCTATTTAGAAGAGACATATGTCACCTCTCATATTTCATTGACCAAAGCAAGTATCATGATCAAGCCTACTAATGTGGCAGGTAGTGTAGTGTAAGGGGATACATAATCTTCTCACAGGGGTGGAACAGCAAATAATTAGGAACAGAAATATAATCCAGCACAATTGCTATTGTAGCTCCTATTCCTGTCAGTCATGATTGGCATACTGTAGGAGCTCAGAAAAACTTCTCATAATTGGTTGCTTCCAAAGAGGAGAGGAATTAAGACTTCATGTCTtcttttcataaagaaaagaaaaaattgggtCTTGAGCTGAGGCCTGAAGGATTGAACAGAATATGAATATATGTTCAGATCCTATATTCCTTCTGTGCCACACTGGATAATGCACATGCTGGAAGTAGGACATATTCattaataaactattttaaatgttCACTACTAGAGCTCTGGAGTTAGAAGATTGGGAAGATAGATGATTATAATAATAAGGATGACAGTTCCAGAATATCAGAACTTTCTGGAACCCCAAAGTACCAAGGTTCCTAAGTTGCTGATGTGATTGGTAAAATAGGTAAAACTCAGTGTCTgtgcttttgtttcttcttggacTATCAaccttcttttttgaaatatataaatgcTGGTTCATTATCAAGGTGAAACACCAGGACAAATAGGATCATTGCAAATGCTAGCGTGGCACTGGGTGGGAGCAACTCCTGGGCCGTGGTTCTGGAGGATTTGCAGTGTGTCTATCATAGCTTTCACTGGGACAGAGTTTGTTCACAGTACAGCACAGTTTTCCATTCACCCAGAGACAATTCTTGGCCTAGAAGAATCTGATAACAGAGGCAATGAGccagtttgtttttctgttcctcCAGTAGCCAGTCTTATTCACCAATGGGTTCTCCAGTCTGCAGAGTTTATTACAGTTTAGGATGAAACTGCTAACACTGAAACTCTTACACCCTTTTATCTTCCTTTACTTTGCTTGCTAAAGTAAAGCAGTGATTGCagctgtgtgtttgtttttctttattggtgCATTAAATACTTACATAGAGATAAAGTGTAGTATTTTGTAAATTTGCTTTCCCattgattattatttttgcatttcttttttttttcctatagtatTTAAAAGTTAATGAGGTTTCTTCCTGTGAAATAAAGATATTGTGTACTTAATAGAAGGGGTTAAGGTGGTGTGTTGTGACAACATCCAAAACTTTAACAGTTGTTTTATGGCCAGTAGAAGGAAGTGTGATCAGTAGGACCAGTCTTCTTCCTTATGCTCTCCAAAATGAGTTTACCTGCAAAAGCACCCTGTTGGCAAATAAAAGATAAGTCTTTGTGTAAGACTCCATTGATATAAATTCAGAAGGGTGATGGTGTGTGTTGCAGATTTGTTTATTCTCAGAAACATATTTAGATCACAAGCATCAGCATTTTAGGGTGCTGCTCCTGTACAGATCTCGTTATTGCTGCATTTCAGGTCAAGATTGAAAGGGAACTCAGTGGTATCTACCGGAGATTGTTTGAGCCACTCCGTGTGTCTCCAGATTTGTTCAGAAGATTAACTGGGCAGTTTTGTATGATCCAAACCTTGAAGAAAGGCCAGACTTATGCTGCAGAGGATAAAACCTCAGTTGATGACCGTCTGAGTATTCTCCTGAAGGGAAGGTAAGTGCTATGTGGAAGTAGGAACTGGGAGTCTTTTCATGGAGTCTAGGCAGGAACTGAGTAGATGGAAAGGTTGCCAGCCAATGGAGGAAGCAGCCACAGGGTGCACTGTTGGAGAAATCATTTGACAACTGAACTTTGAAATGCTGTGGAGCAACACGTTACAGTTAAGTATGATGTACTGCTCTGAATCTTGATACCAAAATTTTCGATAGTGAATATTTTTAGCCATTTTTGAATTTGATTAAAGTTAATGCATGACAACTGAAGTAGGTTTTCATCTGGCATTAAAATTCAAGAAGCTTATGCATACCACAGAGGTGATTTGCTTACTTTTTGAGTAtcacaaaaatgtaatttctaaGAATATGAGTATTCTGAGGAGACAGCCTGTGTGTTGTGTGGGtataattgttatttttgtttgtttgttgttactATTTTAGATGAGGTCTATTTATGTTGCCTacgctggtctcaaactcctagactcAAATGAccccctcccacctcagcctcccaagtagctgcccAGCTTAAGGcataattttattaataacatACCTTTCCCTCTCAAAAGTGTCTCAGTATGACAAATGATAGTCAGTCTAGCTGTAAGAGTGATGATAGCCATTATAATGAAGCCACTATGTGTTCAATACTGGATGCTATTTTTTCCTTACattatgttttgaaataaatacatgtgtCTCAGGAAGTGCTTTCAATAATGTCTGTCATCTGTGGAATCTTTAAAGgtagtacaaaataaaatcccattaGGTTATGGTGGCTTTAAGGATTGTCATGTTATTTGTGAAATACTGTTTATTAATATTGGTTTCTGTTATTAGGATGAAGGTCTCCTATCGAGGACATTTTTTGCATAACATTTACCCCTGTGCCTTTATAGATTCTCCTGAATTTAGGTCAACCCAGATGCACAAAGGTGAAAAATTTCAGGTATGTTTTggcatgaattttaagattgaaaCTACTTTGTTTCTCACTCAAAGCCcaataaatattaatagaaaagTGGCCATGATTTATTGCAAACAGAGGTTACTACATGGTATACATATTAtaatcccatttttaaaaaaaacttaaaagactaTGTATCTGTGCACAAGTAGAGATCTAGAAAGATATATCCTAATTTAGCCATGGTACTAACACTATTATTTCCAAGTTGTGAATTTGCTTGctgtgttattttgtttgtttttttgcttatttgaattTCTATAGTTTTTCTGTAGAAAACGTGTAATGTTTTCATtatgagaaaggaggaaaatgtcagTTGTAGATAACCAGTGTTCCTAAAGCATggcattaattatttttactagggaaaaacagaaaattggCTTGTcctaaagaatttattttattaatctttatgAAAAATATCTAATCACTTTGCCATTTTATactaaatgaaaatgtttaagggcaaagaatgaaattcttcaTAGTAGCAGGAA is a window encoding:
- the Popdc1 gene encoding popeye domain-containing protein 1 isoform X2, with the translated sequence MASVSAWSAAISYQGQAWEAGIFNMNYTESIPLTESTVLGFTSELESIIPVPSNETTCENWREIHHLVFHVANICFAVGLILPTTLHLHMILLRGMLTIGCTLYIVWATLYRCALDVMIWNSVFLGINILHLSYLLYKKRPVKIERELSGIYRRLFEPLRVSPDLFRRLTGQFCMIQTLKKGQTYAAEDKTSVDDRLSILLKGRMKVSYRGHFLHNIYPCAFIDSPEFRSTQMHKGEKFQVTIVADDNCRFLCWSRERLTYFLESEPFLYEIFRYLIGKDITNKLYSLNDPTLNDKKAKKLEHQLSLCAQISMLEMRNSIASSSDGEDGFHQFLRGSSSLSSLHVSSPHQRASAKMKPIQEGVEDDDEVFEPVSPNKFTVHQLP
- the Popdc1 gene encoding popeye domain-containing protein 1 isoform X1; translated protein: MNYTESIPLTESTVLGFTSELESIIPVPSNETTCENWREIHHLVFHVANICFAVGLILPTTLHLHMILLRGMLTIGCTLYIVWATLYRCALDVMIWNSVFLGINILHLSYLLYKKRPVKIERELSGIYRRLFEPLRVSPDLFRRLTGQFCMIQTLKKGQTYAAEDKTSVDDRLSILLKGRMKVSYRGHFLHNIYPCAFIDSPEFRSTQMHKGEKFQVTIVADDNCRFLCWSRERLTYFLESEPFLYEIFRYLIGKDITNKLYSLNDPTLNDKKAKKLEHQLSLCAQISMLEMRNSIASSSDGEDGFHQFLRGSSSLSSLHVSSPHQRASAKMKPIQEGVEDDDEVFEPVSPNKFTVHQLP